DNA sequence from the Shewanella piezotolerans WP3 genome:
GCGAGGTGATGGATGTTAGCGGTTGGTTGGGGGGCTTTAACTTCCAGTGGGCTTGGAGCTCGGGCGTGGCTGCAGGGCAGGCTGTTTAGTTTTAATTAAAAATAGGGCTTCGCATGACGAAGCCTTATTTTTGCTATTGTTTTAGAAAGCTAATTTAGAAAGTATAGCCAATATCTAAGCTAAATGAGCGACCTGGAGCTGGGACTTTTCCTGCAGGTGATACATCCAACCCTCTAAAAAAGTACTCATTATCAAACAAGTTATTAACTGATAAGCCTAGTTTTAAGCCTCGGTTGTTCTGTTTAAATAGCTCTGTTCCTATGTTGAAGTTAACCACAGTATATTCAGGTATTTCACCAGCAGTGCCAGATACGTTCTCTTCAATGGTATTGGCTAAGTCGGCAAAAGATTCGCTGTAGTAGAACGCCATGAATCCTAAATCGATATCTTTGATGCTATATAACGCACTTGCTGACAGCTGATGCTTTGAGGCGAAAGGTAATTGATTACCTGCATATTGCCCTTCGAGTTGCTCTGTATCTAGGTAGTTATAAGCAGCTGTTAAGGTCAAATCTGGCAACGACATTGGCGAGTAGGTTCCCTCTAGTTCAATACCTTGGTTTTGCGTTTTACCGATATTGATAAACATGCTGATATCTCGGCTGTACTCTGCCTTGTTTTCAAAGTCGATTCGGTAAGCTGCTAAGTTCAGGTTGCTGCGTTCTGTTGGCGTAAAGCGCACACCTGCTTCATAGTTCCATGATAGCTCTGATTCCAGTGTTTGCCCTTTAGGCCACAATTGTGAAATTTGTGGGGTACGCAGTGAGCGCTGTGCATTGGCATAACCAAACCAAGTGTCGGTAAACTCATAGCCGACAGTAATACCCGGTAGCCACTCTTGTACATGGTTGTCTTGGCTGTAGCCTTGTCCGACGTTGGTGAACGTCATGCGTACATCTTCATAGCGGATCCCCGGTGTAACTGACAACCTATCGTCAAGAAAACCAATCTTATCGCTGATGTAATAGGCCAATGCGTTAGTGTCCATCTGCCAGTCACGGGGGCGGATAGCGACTTGGGTCGTTTTGTCGATTTGGTTCAGTTGGTAGCTAATGTCTTCATTGACATAACGAACGCCTGCGATGATGTGCTGGGAAATATCGCCATCAAGCAGTAGGCTGGCTTTGGGCTCGATGCCGAAAACGGTAAACTCACGGGGAGAGTTGCGTAAATGTGTCGCGTCTTGAGTGGTGTCGGCCCAATGTGAGCCTAGGTTTCCGTCGGTGTCGCTGTTCTTGTTATAGAAATCCCATTGAAAGTTGCGCTTACTTTTATTGCCAAATACGGTTAGATCGAGTTCACCGTAGTCAATGGTTTTTGAGTCATCCAGTACGTGGTTGTAGTTAACTGAAACGCGTTTGGTATCTGCTTTAAACTCATCATTAGGACGTAATGACTGATTGCGGTCTTCATCGTATGCCGCTGAGTTCAAAGCGCCGGGAAGTTCGGAGAAAGCATCGTAATATTGCAGCGTAGCATCGAGACTATTTTGTTCGTCAATATTCCAAACTGTTTTTAGCATGACGTTAGTCACGTCAGTATCAGAGTGATCTCTAAAAGACTCACCCTTGATAAAGTTGCCATCTAAACGCATCGAAAAATCATCGTTAACGGCTCCGCCGGTACTGATGTTGGTATCGTACAGGTTGCGGCTATCGCCGAAAAAGGTGATGCGCTCGTTGAGATTGGTTTCCCAATCTTCGGAGATCGGCTTAGATACCAAGTTAATCACACCTCCAACGTTGTTGGGGCCATATTGAATTGAAGCGCCACCACGAGCGACATCAATTCTATCAATCATAAACAGCGTTGCCGGAAACAGCGACTGTCCTGTATGCCCGTACGGGGCGAGTGTCATTGGAATGCCATCGAGTAAGATCTGCGCATAGCCACTACGACTGCTATCTAAGCCACGCACAGAAATATTGGGTAGCACGCCAGTGCCACTTTCATCTTTAATTTTTATGCCTGGTACTTGCTGCAGAGCGGTATCAATTGAACGTACCGCGGTACGCTCTAATTGCTCTTGAGTGATGATAGAGCGGTTACCTGTGTAGGTCTTTAGATCGGCAACTTCTGAGTCGCCCAGTAAACTACTGGTGACGACAATGACTTCAGTTTCTTGCTTTTGTTCACTTGCCTCAGCAAAGACTGTTGAGCAACACAAGCTGCTTGAGACAGCCACTGCAATCGTGTTCAAGTTGAATAATTTTTTGCGGTTTAACATATGTTTCCCTACGTTTTACTTGGTATTTTTGAGTGCTTCGAGCTGTTGTTTAAAGTGTTTAAAAATCATTCCTCGATCTTCGCCGAGCAAAAATGCCGGAGTGCCTTTTTGATGCCAGCTAGCCTGCTGCTGAGGTGTTCTTGGAATGGCGCAGAAAGGCATATTATTTTGATGGCAAATTTGCGCCATATTGTGAATGTGTGCTTGCACGTCGGGGTGATTAACTTGAGTGCCATAGCCCAGCGATAGGCTCAGATCTAACGCGCCCTCTAGGATCATATCGACATGTTCTAAAGCAACAATTTCAGGCAGGGATGCCATACCAGCGGCGTCTTCGATCATAAGGCAAACAAAGGTTTGATCATTGGCTAGGTCAATATAGTTCTGCAGCGCCAGAGTGCCGAAACCCGTATTACGGCCACCGGTTATTCCACGAGTGCCTATTGGTGGGTACTTGCTAGCTTTAATCGCATTCTTAGCCATCGCTAAACTCGATACTCGCGACACAACAATGCCTGCTGCACCAGCATCTAATACTTTCGCGATTGTAAGTGGATTATCGTCAGCCACTCTTACTAGAAGAGGCAGGCCTGAGCAGTCTGCTGCACGAATACAATGTGCCAATGTCTCATCCGAAATGAGTACATGTTCGGTATCGAGCACAGCAAAATCAAAACCCGCATAGGCAAACATTTCACAAATAACAGGTGAGGGAACTGAGTTTAAGATCCCATAGATAACATCTTGTTTCGCAAGCTTTGATTTCAGCACACTGGAGAATGGCACTGTACTTTTCCTTAAATACAAATGAGGATGCCAATTGTTCTCATTTGCAGTAAAAGATCAAGTTATTTATCTACTGAAGTTGGATTTGTTGACCCTATGTTGAAAATGTTTACATTTTATACCTATGTAAATCAGTCGTTTGCATTAGAACTTTTAGTAATGAAACTTATTTTTGTAAATAAGTTAAATCGTAATAATTATCATTTACATTGTTTGTTTGACGTGTTTCTATGTCGCGGTCATTGCTTGAGCTTGATAATTATTGAGCTATTTATTACGGAGAAAGGATGCTAATGATGCCCAAACTAGTGCTAATTACACATGTTGAAAACCGGGCTGTGGTGGAGGGGTTTATACCTGCTGCCAATAAACTCGGTTACGAAATATGGCTGTTAACGGATCATAAATTGGCTCATAAACAGTATTTTTCAGAGCAAGAAACGTGCCCTGAGCATATTGTTGAATGTGATGTGTTTAATCCATTAGCCGTGATTGAACAGCTGCACAACCTTGATATTAGCCCGGATATCGTGTTTTCAAATAGCGACCATTTACAAGCCGCAACAGCGCTGGTTGCTGACTATTTTTCCTGTCCAGCTAAGGATTGGCGCCTGTGCTATCAAGCAAAAAATAAGGCTGCCATGCGCACCAAGCTGTTACTGGCTGAGCTACCGAATACTTGGTCTTTAAGTTGGGCAATGTGCGATGAATTGCCTGATAACATACCATTCCCTATCGTGGTTAAACCGCGTTCTGGGGTGGCAAGCATGGATGTCGCTTTGTGCAATAGTGCAGAGGAGCTGGATGATTATGCAGCCAGCTTAGGTCGACCAGATAATGTATTTTTACTCGAGTCTTATTTAGAGGGGCCACTATTTACCTTAGAAACCCTAGGTGATGGCAAGCAATTATGCGCTATTGGTGGTTTTGATGTTTCTTTGTCTCCACTCCCCTACTTTGTTGAAACGCAGGCTTGTTGGAATGGCCCTGTCAGCCTACAGCAACGTGAGCTCGCGTTGGCACAGGTTGCTGCATTTGGCGTGAATTTCGGCGTATGCCATAGCGAGTTTATCTTAACCAAAAATGGCCCGGTGCTGGTGGAAATTAACTATCGCAGTATTGGGGATGGTCGCGAATTCTTGCTGAATGAGTTGCTCAGTTTTGACTGGTTTGAAGCTATCCTGTTACTGCATTCCGGAAAACGCTTACCGATACTTGATACGCAAACATCAGCGGCATTAATCCGCTATTTCCCTGCTAGCGAAGAGGGGCGTATTAATGCTTGTCCTGCCCCTTTTTCGATAGAGAATCAAGGTCATCAAATTAGATTCTTAACGCTTAAATCCCTTGGCGACAACATACAGATCAATCATTCAAATAAGGACTATCTAGGCGAACTGACCCTGATAGGCTCAGATGCTGCAAAGCTCGACACTAAAGCCGATATTATCTCGCAAGAGCTACTGTGGGAGTTGAGCTAATGTCTACTGCCAAACAGTACATAAGTCAGCGTATTATTGATGCATGCCTCAGAGAGAACGTCTGTGAACTGATCTCAAAAGGCGAAGTCATTAGCTCGTTACCACAGGAGTTAAAACAACATTGGCGTGGTGAAAAATCAGAATCATGGTTGAAGGTGAGCCATCTGAGCGCGCAAATTCTGTATGTGCCAATTGCTGCAAGTCATTACATGCAGGCATGGCGAGCCGTATCTGACGCGTGGATAAGTCATGATATAAGCAATAAAAAAGCTATCTATTATCAACAGGGCTATAAGGCTTGGCTGACGGCACTGTCAGTCCAATTGCCGCCGGGATCTAAGACGCTGTTTCTCCGTTATATCAAGGAAGCGGATTGCGCCGCGACGCATCACGTCAGCTGTAAACAGGTATATAACGCCAAGCGGCATGAGTTAGCGGCTCCGTTTGCCGAGCTTGAAAGTTGGCATCAAAGCCTGATGTTTAGCGACCAAGTTGCCTCTTATTTGGATCACCCTTATTACCCTACGGCACGAGCAAAAGTTGGCTTTGATACAGAGACGTTAGCATTGTATGCCCCTGAGTTTGCGGCTAAGTTTGAGCTTAATTGGTGTGCTGTGCCAACCCATTTGGCGACATTAACCTCAGTGGTACCAACATGCTGGCCAAGTATGACTGATGTAGGGCTTGAGAAGTCATTGGCTGCCACCCATAAGTTATTTCCAATACACCCTTTAACGGCGAAGAGTTTAGAGTGTCTGCCCGAAGGCGTTGTTATTGCTCCCCAAACGGCATTAACCGTACAAGCGAGTCTCTCTGTTCGCACGTTAGCGTTAACTGAGTGCCCAAGTATCCACATTAAAGTTCCACTATTGATGGCCACGCTGGGAGCCAAAAATATTCGCTCAATTAAGCCCAGCACCTTGTACGACGGTCACTGGTTTGAGCGGATGCTGTCGATGCTTGCCTCGCGGGATGAGGTCTTATTGAGTCGGATAGAGCATGTTGACGAGCAACATGGTGGCCACCTTGGTGAGAGTAAGCTGTTTGCTTATATCGTTCGCGGCTACTCTGCGAATATGCAATCTAAGCAGCTGGTTCCAGTGGCGGCATTGGCCAGTCCGATGCCTGATGGGCGGCTGTATTTGCAACATTTAGTCGATCAATATTATCAGGGACAGTGGCAGCGCTGGTTCGGTGAGTATCTGAACCTTATGTTAAAGGTGCATCTGCGCCTTTGGCTCAAGTACGGTGTGGCGCTAGAGTCTAATCAACAAAATGCCATTCTTGCTTACAAAGATGGTGAACGCTTGTCTTTAGTCATGAAAGACAACGATTCAGCGAGGCTGCTGGTGAACCGTTATGAGGCGAGTTTATCTGCTGCCGAGTTGGCGCTACATAGAGTGGATAAGCTTATCGATCAAAGGATTTTTGTCGCTGACGATGAAGCGTTGGCGCAGATGTTCACCACCATCACCTTGCAGCTTGATATCGCGGCCATCATCGAAGCAATGGCAGCAAACGGGATGGCTCCAGTACAGGAGTTGTATTATCAACTGAGGAGCCATTTAGTCGGTGAATTGGATGCATTGCAGCAGGACGGCGTTGAGACAGACTATGCGCGTCACTACTTATTAGGCCAGCCCTATTTACCGGTTAAATACCTACTCAGCTCCGGCAGCTTGCTCAGTAAAGCGGATTCAGGAGCCACTGACGTGAATAAGTTTTACGGCCAAAGCGCGCCTAATTTTTTGTTGGCGGCATTTTGCGAACCAGCAACGGAAACACAGCTTGTCAAAGAGAACGCGGTCAAAGATATGCCAGATAAAGAGATAGCCGATAGCGAGGTAATGGCATGAGAGTGATTGCAGTGGTGCTATTTTGTCATTTTTTAGCGGCATTTACCGCGTTAGGCATGCCACTATTTTTACCTAGAATGATGGTAAGTTTAGGCGGCAGTGAATCCGACTACCTCATCGGGTTAATGTTCATTGTACCAACGCTATGTACTGCTTTTTCTGCGCCGTGGTGGGGGCGTTTTGCCGATAAATATGGCAAGAAGACCTCATTGCTGAGAGCGCAACTGGGTTTAGGGTTAGGATTTCTTCTGTCTGGTTTTGCAGATTCAGTGCCCATGTTCGCTTTAGGTTTGATGGTACAAGGAGTTTGCGGTGGCACCATGGCCGCATCCAACGCCTATCTGAGTCGTTTTTACCAAGGGAAGGCACTGGCTAGCAACTTAAATCTAACGCAAAGTTCGGCGCGATTAGCACTGGTGAGCGCGCCTATTATCTTAGGGATTTTCTCGCAAGTAGACGATCCTTTAACACTGTATCGCGTATTGGCCTTATTACCCTTGATCGCATTTGGCATATGCCTGTTTTTGCCTAGCGATATTGCTGAACCTTGCGCGCAAAGCGGTGCTGTTGCACCTAAATCAGCATCGGTGAGCCAGATTGCAACCACGGGGTTTTCGCAGGTGCTCTGGCTACAATTCTTCTTCTGCTTTTCTATGGTGGTTACCTTTCCTTACTTCCTGCCCTATAGCGAACATCTCGGTGTCAATTCGGATGCATTAAGTGGTTTTTACTATAGCCTGCCACACCTAATATATTTGCTACTTTCATTTAATATCAAATCGTTATCTATGCCTGCAAAGTTGCAATCACAAATCGGGTTTTCATTGCTATGCCTAGCTTGTTTGGGGCAGTTTTTACTGGTTAATAGTTTAGGGTTATTGATTTTTAGAGTGTTGTTTGGTTTTGGCATGTTACTGGTCTTCAATGGCCTACACCTCATTGTCAGTCATCAAATTCAGCAGTGTGATGCGGGATTAACTTTCGGAAGGTTCGATGCTTGGGGGAAGTGGGCCGGCGTGGCTGCGGGTATTGGTGCTAGCAGTGCAACTCAAGTCTCAGGATTAAATTTCCCCTTCTTACTGGCTGCATTAAGTTGCGGCTGTGCGTTAGTCGGGTTAGTGCTTTTTTACAAGGAGGTAGAACAAAATGTTGATCCAATCAAAGAGTAAGGCTCGACCCGCTAGCAACCAATATGGGGTACAGGTTTATCGAGATCAAGCCGAGTCCAATGCGATAGGTTGTTTGCTTAATTGTTATTTGCGAGAGTTTGCCATCGTGCGGCAGCAGGTCAACTTTGACGACAATCAGCCTGATTGTCCGCTATCGTTGTCGCAACGCTTAACGCAAGGCCAGCAAAAAATACGCGTTAAGTTACCGGAATCTGCTGCAGTATTGTTATTGGTGGCTGATAGAGTCAGTTTGTTAGGACGGGTGCGTTTTTCAAGTCAACTTTACGTTAAAAAGTCTGCTTCAGTTTGGCAGTTATATAGTGCAGAACAGCTGATTAAGTTGTTGCTGCAACATCTGTCTAAGCTAACGAATACAGCGTTTAATGATGAGTTACTGGCTCAAATAGACAATAGTATTGCTGTGACTCAGGCGTTCTTGCAGCGGTTGGATAGCAAAGTATTTTCAGGCTCAAGCATGGGGAGCGACAGTGCGGCGATGAGTTTAATTAACTCAGAGCAGAGCCTAATTTGGGGCCATGCTATGCACCCTAGCCCTAAGAGTCGCCACGGGGTGTCGTTTGACGATATGTTGGCATGTTCCCCTGAAATTAAAGCGAATTTTCCGCTCTACTGGTTTAAAGTCGACCCTAGCCTGATTAGGCAGATGCACTGTACTGCTGTGCAACCCATGGATTGGATCAATAAGCTTAAACCCGATAACGCTAACCTCTATCCCTGTCACCCTTGGGAGGTGAAAACAATTCTAGCGCAACCTCTGGTGCAGCAAGCAATAGCATTAGGATTAATTGAACCCATGGGGCAAATGGGCAGCGATATATACCCAACGTCTTCGGTAAGAACCACCTATTCAGCCGATATCAATCAGTTCATTAAGTTCTCTATTCATGTTCGTTTGACTAACTGTGTGCGTAAAAATGCCTGGTATGAGCTTGAAAGCGCAGTGGCCTTGAGTCGAGTGTTAATGGCGGTTGCCAGTGATGTTCAGCAGCATTACCCACACTTCTCTTTGATGGCGGAACCCGCTGCGAGTACACTCGATCTTAGTCGCTTAGAGGGGGATCAATCTTCCGCTTCCTCTCAAAGTCAGATGGTGTCTGAGTGTTTCGGCATTCTATACCGTGAGGGGATACCGTTGGCGCAACTTGAACAGTATCAACCTGAAGTTGCTGGAGCGTTATTTGGCTGGGATCACCAAGGCAATAGTGTGTGTGAGGCTAGACTTCGCGCAATAGCAAAGCGTCGCCAACAAAGTTACCAGCAGACAGCCAGCCAATGGTTTGCGGCTTATGTGCAACTTCTGTTGCCTGCGATATTTCACTACTTTTTCAAACGTGGGGTTGCGTTTGAGCCACACCTTCAAAATACCGTTATTGGCTTTGAAAATGATCTGCCGGCCTATATCTGGTTGAGGGATCTAGAAGGGACGAAGTTACTGCCAGAATTCTGGCCGCAACAGCTATTAAGTGAGTTATCAGAGGAGGCGATAAACTCGGTTTACTATAGCCGACAACAGGGATGGAATAGAGTGGCTTATTGCAGCCTGATTAATAATGTCAGCGAGGCGATGTTCCATTTAGCCGCTGGCGATCAGGTGTTAGAAACAGAGCTTTGGCTAATCGCAGCCCGTGTTGTCGAGCAGTGGCAACAGGTAGAGGGGCAGCAACCAGAGCTTGCAGGCTTCCTTCTGGGAGAGAGTATTCCATCGAAGAATAATTTGAGCACCCGCTTGTTTAAAAAATCTGATCGGTTGTCGAGTTATACCCAACTGGCGAATCCTCTTAGTGATTTGCAAGATCTGCGTGGGTTTAAAAGCAATCAACCATTAGCCACTGATGCTTCCTTTGCGGGTGTGAATGCAGTCGATGCACTTGGGAGTCTATGATGCAAAAAATTGTTAATGCCATTGCCAATTTAGCCGCGGAGCAAGATCCACAAGCGCCACTGTGTGCCTATATTTATGATCTTGAGCAACTAAAAAATCATGCAAGTGCAATGATGGCCGCGCTGCCGAGTAACTGTCAGCTGTATTATGCCGCCAAGGCTAACCCTGAAGCCGAAGTGCTACAGGTACTGGCGCCGATAGTTGATGGCGTTGAAGCCGCTTCAGGAGGTGAACTTAACTGGATCCACCAATGCCAACCACAAGTCCCATTGATCTTTGGTGGGCCCGGAAAGTTAGTCTCTGAGTTATCCCAAGCGATTGATCTCGATGTTGATGCTATTCATGTTGAAAGCTTAACTGAGCTACAGCGGATCACCGCGTTATGCAGACAAAAGCAGCGTCATTGCCGCATTCTATTGCGGATGAATATCTCTTTAGAAGGGATAGCTGAAACGCGGCTGACGATGGGAGGCAAGCCAACTCCTTTTGGTATTGATGCTGCTGAACTTGATACCGCAATGGCCATTGTGAGAGATATCCCCACATTAGCAGGTAAGCCGCTGGTGGAACTGCTGGGTTTTCACTTTCATCTTATGTCACATCAGCTCGATGTTGGGCGACATCTGGCGTTAATGAAGTTGTATTTTTCGACCTACAAAAAATGGTGTCAGAAATACAGTTTGAATCTGCCCATGTTGAATGTCGGTGGTGGGATTGGTGTTAACTATAGCGATCCGCAGCAGATATTCGACTGGAAGCACTTTTGTATGGAGCTGGAGACTTTAATTAAGCAAAATCAGATGGAAGCGGTGAATATTCGCTTTGAGTGTGGTCGATTTGTGACGGCTGCCATGGGCTACTATGTTATGCAGGTACTGGATATCAAAAAAAATCATGGTCAATGGTTTGCCATCGGCCACGGCGGCACCCACCACTTTAGAACGCCTGCGGCGCAAGCTCACGACCATCCCTTTTTTGTGTTAGCAGCAAAAGACATTGGCATCGAGTTGGAACAAGCTGAAACTAAGATTACCACGACTAACCTCAAGTCGGAATTAGTCACCATAGTTGGGCAGTTATGCACTCCAAAAGATGTGTTGGCGACGCAGCAATATGTGGAGCGGCTTGCTGTGGATGATTACTTGGTATTCTCCCATGCGGGGGCATATGCATGGAATATTTCGCATCAGAATTTCTTAATGCACGCTCCACCACAGCGGTTTTTTATCAGAGAATAACTAGCTTTTGGTTTATTCATTTTGATAAGTAAAGCAGCTTTGAGATTAAAGCCTAGTCTACTTTTTTGTAGACCAGGCTTTAATCTCTGTTATCTCTTCAGCGGTGCAGCCTAAAGATTCTAAAAAGTCAGAATGTACCTCTGGCAGATCCCTCTCAAATTCGATATGCCACTTATGCATGGCCTGCTCATCCATACCTGATGCTTTGAGAATATTGACCCATTGTTCCTTGTTCATGGTTTTGGCGGTTCTGATCAGAGAATTATGACCTAGCATCTCTACAACTCGTTGCTGTTGCTGGCGCAGCTGACTAATCTCTTGGTTTAGGTTTATGAGCCTTTCTTCAAGTACTGTGGCCGATTTTGATTCGTTTGAGTCAAGGATATCGGCAATGGACTCAAGAGATAGTCCAGCGTCTCTATA
Encoded proteins:
- a CDS encoding TonB-dependent receptor family protein → MLNRKKLFNLNTIAVAVSSSLCCSTVFAEASEQKQETEVIVVTSSLLGDSEVADLKTYTGNRSIITQEQLERTAVRSIDTALQQVPGIKIKDESGTGVLPNISVRGLDSSRSGYAQILLDGIPMTLAPYGHTGQSLFPATLFMIDRIDVARGGASIQYGPNNVGGVINLVSKPISEDWETNLNERITFFGDSRNLYDTNISTGGAVNDDFSMRLDGNFIKGESFRDHSDTDVTNVMLKTVWNIDEQNSLDATLQYYDAFSELPGALNSAAYDEDRNQSLRPNDEFKADTKRVSVNYNHVLDDSKTIDYGELDLTVFGNKSKRNFQWDFYNKNSDTDGNLGSHWADTTQDATHLRNSPREFTVFGIEPKASLLLDGDISQHIIAGVRYVNEDISYQLNQIDKTTQVAIRPRDWQMDTNALAYYISDKIGFLDDRLSVTPGIRYEDVRMTFTNVGQGYSQDNHVQEWLPGITVGYEFTDTWFGYANAQRSLRTPQISQLWPKGQTLESELSWNYEAGVRFTPTERSNLNLAAYRIDFENKAEYSRDISMFINIGKTQNQGIELEGTYSPMSLPDLTLTAAYNYLDTEQLEGQYAGNQLPFASKHQLSASALYSIKDIDLGFMAFYYSESFADLANTIEENVSGTAGEIPEYTVVNFNIGTELFKQNNRGLKLGLSVNNLFDNEYFFRGLDVSPAGKVPAPGRSFSLDIGYTF
- a CDS encoding HpcH/HpaI aldolase family protein, encoding MPFSSVLKSKLAKQDVIYGILNSVPSPVICEMFAYAGFDFAVLDTEHVLISDETLAHCIRAADCSGLPLLVRVADDNPLTIAKVLDAGAAGIVVSRVSSLAMAKNAIKASKYPPIGTRGITGGRNTGFGTLALQNYIDLANDQTFVCLMIEDAAGMASLPEIVALEHVDMILEGALDLSLSLGYGTQVNHPDVQAHIHNMAQICHQNNMPFCAIPRTPQQQASWHQKGTPAFLLGEDRGMIFKHFKQQLEALKNTK
- a CDS encoding ATP-grasp domain-containing protein; this translates as MMPKLVLITHVENRAVVEGFIPAANKLGYEIWLLTDHKLAHKQYFSEQETCPEHIVECDVFNPLAVIEQLHNLDISPDIVFSNSDHLQAATALVADYFSCPAKDWRLCYQAKNKAAMRTKLLLAELPNTWSLSWAMCDELPDNIPFPIVVKPRSGVASMDVALCNSAEELDDYAASLGRPDNVFLLESYLEGPLFTLETLGDGKQLCAIGGFDVSLSPLPYFVETQACWNGPVSLQQRELALAQVAAFGVNFGVCHSEFILTKNGPVLVEINYRSIGDGREFLLNELLSFDWFEAILLLHSGKRLPILDTQTSAALIRYFPASEEGRINACPAPFSIENQGHQIRFLTLKSLGDNIQINHSNKDYLGELTLIGSDAAKLDTKADIISQELLWELS
- a CDS encoding IucA/IucC family protein, which codes for MSTAKQYISQRIIDACLRENVCELISKGEVISSLPQELKQHWRGEKSESWLKVSHLSAQILYVPIAASHYMQAWRAVSDAWISHDISNKKAIYYQQGYKAWLTALSVQLPPGSKTLFLRYIKEADCAATHHVSCKQVYNAKRHELAAPFAELESWHQSLMFSDQVASYLDHPYYPTARAKVGFDTETLALYAPEFAAKFELNWCAVPTHLATLTSVVPTCWPSMTDVGLEKSLAATHKLFPIHPLTAKSLECLPEGVVIAPQTALTVQASLSVRTLALTECPSIHIKVPLLMATLGAKNIRSIKPSTLYDGHWFERMLSMLASRDEVLLSRIEHVDEQHGGHLGESKLFAYIVRGYSANMQSKQLVPVAALASPMPDGRLYLQHLVDQYYQGQWQRWFGEYLNLMLKVHLRLWLKYGVALESNQQNAILAYKDGERLSLVMKDNDSARLLVNRYEASLSAAELALHRVDKLIDQRIFVADDEALAQMFTTITLQLDIAAIIEAMAANGMAPVQELYYQLRSHLVGELDALQQDGVETDYARHYLLGQPYLPVKYLLSSGSLLSKADSGATDVNKFYGQSAPNFLLAAFCEPATETQLVKENAVKDMPDKEIADSEVMA
- a CDS encoding MFS transporter yields the protein MRVIAVVLFCHFLAAFTALGMPLFLPRMMVSLGGSESDYLIGLMFIVPTLCTAFSAPWWGRFADKYGKKTSLLRAQLGLGLGFLLSGFADSVPMFALGLMVQGVCGGTMAASNAYLSRFYQGKALASNLNLTQSSARLALVSAPIILGIFSQVDDPLTLYRVLALLPLIAFGICLFLPSDIAEPCAQSGAVAPKSASVSQIATTGFSQVLWLQFFFCFSMVVTFPYFLPYSEHLGVNSDALSGFYYSLPHLIYLLLSFNIKSLSMPAKLQSQIGFSLLCLACLGQFLLVNSLGLLIFRVLFGFGMLLVFNGLHLIVSHQIQQCDAGLTFGRFDAWGKWAGVAAGIGASSATQVSGLNFPFLLAALSCGCALVGLVLFYKEVEQNVDPIKE
- a CDS encoding IucA/IucC family protein — its product is MLIQSKSKARPASNQYGVQVYRDQAESNAIGCLLNCYLREFAIVRQQVNFDDNQPDCPLSLSQRLTQGQQKIRVKLPESAAVLLLVADRVSLLGRVRFSSQLYVKKSASVWQLYSAEQLIKLLLQHLSKLTNTAFNDELLAQIDNSIAVTQAFLQRLDSKVFSGSSMGSDSAAMSLINSEQSLIWGHAMHPSPKSRHGVSFDDMLACSPEIKANFPLYWFKVDPSLIRQMHCTAVQPMDWINKLKPDNANLYPCHPWEVKTILAQPLVQQAIALGLIEPMGQMGSDIYPTSSVRTTYSADINQFIKFSIHVRLTNCVRKNAWYELESAVALSRVLMAVASDVQQHYPHFSLMAEPAASTLDLSRLEGDQSSASSQSQMVSECFGILYREGIPLAQLEQYQPEVAGALFGWDHQGNSVCEARLRAIAKRRQQSYQQTASQWFAAYVQLLLPAIFHYFFKRGVAFEPHLQNTVIGFENDLPAYIWLRDLEGTKLLPEFWPQQLLSELSEEAINSVYYSRQQGWNRVAYCSLINNVSEAMFHLAAGDQVLETELWLIAARVVEQWQQVEGQQPELAGFLLGESIPSKNNLSTRLFKKSDRLSSYTQLANPLSDLQDLRGFKSNQPLATDASFAGVNAVDALGSL
- a CDS encoding type III PLP-dependent enzyme, with protein sequence MMQKIVNAIANLAAEQDPQAPLCAYIYDLEQLKNHASAMMAALPSNCQLYYAAKANPEAEVLQVLAPIVDGVEAASGGELNWIHQCQPQVPLIFGGPGKLVSELSQAIDLDVDAIHVESLTELQRITALCRQKQRHCRILLRMNISLEGIAETRLTMGGKPTPFGIDAAELDTAMAIVRDIPTLAGKPLVELLGFHFHLMSHQLDVGRHLALMKLYFSTYKKWCQKYSLNLPMLNVGGGIGVNYSDPQQIFDWKHFCMELETLIKQNQMEAVNIRFECGRFVTAAMGYYVMQVLDIKKNHGQWFAIGHGGTHHFRTPAAQAHDHPFFVLAAKDIGIELEQAETKITTTNLKSELVTIVGQLCTPKDVLATQQYVERLAVDDYLVFSHAGAYAWNISHQNFLMHAPPQRFFIRE
- a CDS encoding MerR family transcriptional regulator; this translates as MFTVNQLGKKYQLSRSTLLYYDKIGLLKPSARSDSNYRLYSSKDVQRMEKIATYRDAGLSLESIADILDSNESKSATVLEERLINLNQEISQLRQQQQRVVEMLGHNSLIRTAKTMNKEQWVNILKASGMDEQAMHKWHIEFERDLPEVHSDFLESLGCTAEEITEIKAWSTKK